A single Actinomadura algeriensis DNA region contains:
- a CDS encoding Fur family transcriptional regulator, whose protein sequence is MLRGAALRVTRPRTAVLSAVQKHPHADTDTIIRAVRGRLPKVSHQAVYDSLHALTAAGLVRRIQPSGSVARYELRVGDNHHHLVCRVCGAIADVDCAVGDAPCLTASDDRGYSIDEAEVVFWGLCPDCSTAESS, encoded by the coding sequence ATGCTGCGGGGCGCCGCTCTGCGCGTGACCCGTCCCCGGACGGCCGTGCTGAGCGCGGTGCAGAAGCACCCGCACGCGGACACGGACACGATCATCCGTGCCGTGCGCGGCCGCCTTCCCAAGGTCTCCCACCAGGCCGTGTACGACTCGCTGCACGCACTGACCGCGGCCGGGCTGGTCCGCCGGATCCAGCCGTCCGGGTCGGTGGCGCGCTACGAGTTGCGGGTCGGGGACAACCACCACCACCTCGTGTGCCGGGTCTGCGGCGCCATCGCCGACGTCGACTGCGCCGTCGGCGACGCGCCGTGCCTGACCGCGTCGGACGACCGGGGCTACTCGATCGACGAGGCCGAGGTCGTCTTCTGGGGGCTGTGTCCCGACTGCTCGACCGCCGAGAGTTCCTGA
- the katG gene encoding catalase/peroxidase HPI, whose amino-acid sequence MADNNTSDTVAGEGGCPVAHTRAPHPTQGGGNRGWWPDRLNLKLLAKNPPVTNPLGEDFDYAEAFNSLDLPAVKQDIANVLTDSQDWWPADFGNYGPLIIRMAWHSAGTYRVSDGRGGAGAGQQRFAPLNSWPDNASLDKARRVLWPVKKKYGRKISWADLMILAGNVALETMGLKTFGFAGGREDAWEAEEDVFWGPETGWLDDERYSGERDLEKPLAAVQMGLIYVNPEGPNGNPDPIAAARDIRETFGRMAMNDEETVALIAGGHTFGKTHGAAPDDSHIGPEPEGAPLEEQGLGWKSTHGSGKGRDSHTSGLEVTWTPTPTKWDNSFWDVLFGYEWELTKSPAGANQWRPKDGAGADTVPDPEDGTLNRQPMMLTTDLSLRFDPIYEPISRRFKDNPDEFADAFARAWFKLTHRDMGPVVRYLGPEVPAETLVWQDPVPAVDHELVDAADVAALKARILDSGLSISQLVSTAWASAASFRGTDKRGGANGARIRLEPQRNWEVNDPDQLAGVLRTLEEVQEAFNAEQSGGKRISIADLIVLGGCAAVEAAAKAGGHDIEVPFTPGRTDASQEQTDVESFEVMEPTHDGFRNYLKKGNLLPAEFLLIDRANLLTLSTPEMTVLVGGLRVLNVNHRQESLGVLTDTPGTLTNDFFVNLLDMGTVWKPTDETSETFEGSDAKGDVRWTGSRADLVFGSNSELRAVAEVYASDDAKDKFVRDFVAAWDKVMNLDRYDLA is encoded by the coding sequence ATGGCCGACAACAACACTTCCGACACCGTCGCAGGCGAGGGCGGCTGCCCCGTCGCGCACACCCGCGCCCCGCACCCGACGCAGGGCGGCGGGAACCGCGGCTGGTGGCCGGACCGGCTCAACCTCAAGCTGCTCGCCAAGAACCCCCCGGTGACCAACCCCCTCGGTGAGGACTTCGACTACGCCGAGGCGTTCAACAGCCTCGACCTGCCCGCGGTGAAGCAGGACATCGCGAACGTCCTCACCGACTCCCAGGACTGGTGGCCCGCCGACTTCGGGAACTACGGGCCGCTGATCATCCGGATGGCGTGGCACAGCGCGGGCACCTACCGCGTCAGCGACGGCCGGGGCGGCGCCGGTGCGGGCCAGCAGCGCTTCGCGCCGCTCAACAGCTGGCCGGACAACGCGAGCCTCGACAAGGCCCGGCGCGTGCTGTGGCCGGTCAAGAAGAAGTACGGCCGGAAGATCTCCTGGGCCGACCTGATGATCCTCGCCGGGAACGTCGCCCTGGAGACGATGGGTCTCAAGACGTTCGGCTTCGCCGGCGGCCGCGAGGACGCGTGGGAGGCCGAGGAGGACGTCTTCTGGGGTCCCGAGACCGGCTGGCTGGACGACGAGCGCTACAGCGGCGAACGCGACCTGGAGAAGCCCCTCGCCGCGGTGCAGATGGGCCTCATCTACGTCAACCCGGAGGGCCCGAACGGCAACCCGGACCCGATCGCGGCGGCCCGCGACATCCGCGAGACGTTCGGCCGCATGGCGATGAACGACGAGGAGACCGTCGCGCTGATCGCCGGTGGCCACACCTTCGGCAAGACGCACGGCGCCGCCCCGGACGACTCCCACATCGGCCCCGAGCCCGAGGGCGCCCCGCTCGAGGAGCAGGGCCTCGGCTGGAAGAGCACGCACGGCAGCGGCAAGGGCCGCGACTCCCACACCAGCGGCCTCGAGGTCACCTGGACGCCCACCCCGACCAAGTGGGACAACAGCTTCTGGGACGTCCTCTTCGGCTACGAGTGGGAGCTGACGAAGAGCCCGGCCGGGGCGAACCAGTGGCGGCCGAAGGACGGCGCGGGCGCCGACACGGTGCCCGACCCCGAGGACGGCACGCTCAACCGCCAGCCGATGATGCTGACGACCGACCTCTCGCTGCGCTTCGACCCGATCTACGAGCCGATCTCGCGGCGCTTCAAGGACAACCCGGACGAGTTCGCGGACGCGTTCGCCCGCGCCTGGTTCAAGCTGACGCACCGCGACATGGGCCCGGTCGTCCGCTACCTCGGCCCCGAGGTCCCGGCCGAGACGCTGGTCTGGCAGGACCCCGTCCCGGCGGTGGACCACGAGCTCGTGGACGCCGCCGACGTCGCCGCCCTCAAGGCCCGGATCCTCGACTCCGGCCTGTCGATCTCCCAGCTGGTCTCCACCGCGTGGGCGTCGGCGGCCTCGTTCCGCGGCACCGACAAGCGCGGCGGCGCCAACGGCGCCCGCATCCGGCTGGAGCCGCAGCGCAACTGGGAGGTCAACGACCCCGACCAGCTCGCGGGCGTCCTGCGCACCCTGGAGGAGGTCCAGGAGGCGTTCAACGCCGAGCAGTCCGGCGGCAAGCGGATCTCCATCGCCGACCTGATCGTGCTCGGCGGCTGCGCCGCCGTCGAGGCGGCCGCCAAGGCAGGCGGGCACGACATCGAGGTGCCCTTCACCCCGGGACGCACCGACGCGTCGCAGGAGCAGACCGACGTCGAGTCGTTCGAGGTGATGGAGCCGACGCACGACGGGTTCCGCAACTACCTCAAGAAGGGCAACCTGCTGCCGGCCGAGTTCCTCCTCATCGACCGGGCGAACCTGCTCACCCTGAGCACGCCCGAGATGACGGTCCTCGTCGGCGGCCTGCGCGTCCTGAACGTGAACCACCGGCAGGAGTCCCTGGGCGTCCTCACCGACACCCCCGGGACGCTCACGAACGACTTCTTCGTGAACCTGCTCGACATGGGCACGGTCTGGAAGCCGACGGACGAGACGTCCGAGACCTTCGAGGGCAGCGACGCGAAGGGCGACGTCCGGTGGACCGGCTCCCGCGCCGACCTCGTCTTCGGCTCGAACTCCGAGCTGCGGGCCGTCGCGGAGGTCTACGCGAGCGACGACGCCAAGGACAAGTTCGTCCGCGACTTCGTCGCCGCCTGGGACAAGGTCATGAACCTCGACCGGTACGACCTCGCCTGA
- a CDS encoding Fur family transcriptional regulator codes for MTASQTPNPAQELRGVGLRVTAARVALLETVRAGDHLGVEAIASGVRDRVGHISLQAVYEALHALTAAGLVRRIEPAGSPARFEGRVGDNHHHLVCRKCGSVKDVDCAVGHPPCLDPVDDSGYLVDEADVTFWGVCPKCQAA; via the coding sequence ATGACCGCATCCCAGACCCCGAACCCCGCTCAGGAGCTGCGCGGCGTCGGCCTGCGGGTGACGGCCGCCCGCGTCGCGCTGCTCGAGACCGTCCGGGCCGGTGATCACCTCGGGGTCGAGGCGATCGCGTCGGGGGTCCGCGACCGGGTGGGGCACATCAGCCTGCAGGCCGTCTACGAGGCGCTGCACGCGCTCACCGCGGCCGGGCTCGTGCGCCGCATCGAGCCGGCCGGGAGCCCCGCGCGGTTCGAGGGACGCGTCGGCGACAACCACCATCACCTGGTGTGCCGCAAGTGCGGGTCGGTCAAGGACGTCGACTGCGCCGTGGGGCACCCGCCGTGCCTCGACCCGGTGGACGACTCCGGGTACCTGGTCGACGAGGCGGACGTCACGTTCTGGGGCGTCTGCCCGAAGTGCCAGGCCGCCTGA
- a CDS encoding glycerophosphodiester phosphodiesterase family protein, which translates to MRMWHRAAAGCAAGCAAAVLAGGITAPAEAGQKHGGRFDLQAHRGGLGLVAESTTAAFANALELGVTTLELDVQITEDRRAVVTHDRQVSGKKCRDTGPAFPGDPEFPYVGDYVKDLTLRQVRTLDCGTLTLAEHPGQRPVPGARMPLLGEVFDLVHRYRAYGVKLNIETKVEAGAPDETAPREQFVRITAREVRRARMLRQVTIQSFDWGALMRMREVEPRLELVALTNFDFLQTGRPGRSPWLGGLDIDDFGGDPLAAVESFGVTTFSPVHGFPQNGKITDPGYRPYVTEAMVDRAHRLGIKVVPWTVDDAATMNKLVDDGVDGIITDYPDRLRAVMADRGLKLPKRYRARKTGGFKPSAG; encoded by the coding sequence ATGAGGATGTGGCACAGGGCCGCGGCGGGCTGCGCGGCGGGGTGTGCGGCGGCCGTGCTGGCGGGCGGGATCACCGCTCCGGCCGAGGCAGGGCAGAAGCACGGCGGACGGTTCGACCTGCAGGCCCACCGGGGCGGGCTCGGGCTGGTCGCGGAGAGCACGACGGCGGCGTTCGCGAACGCGCTGGAGCTCGGGGTCACCACCCTGGAACTGGACGTGCAGATCACCGAGGACCGGCGCGCGGTCGTCACCCACGACCGGCAGGTCAGCGGGAAGAAGTGCCGGGACACCGGGCCCGCCTTCCCCGGCGACCCCGAGTTCCCGTACGTCGGCGACTACGTCAAGGACCTGACGCTGCGGCAGGTGCGGACGCTGGACTGCGGGACGCTGACGCTCGCCGAGCACCCCGGCCAGCGGCCCGTCCCCGGCGCGCGGATGCCGCTGCTCGGCGAGGTGTTCGATCTCGTGCACCGGTACCGGGCCTACGGCGTGAAGCTCAACATCGAGACGAAGGTCGAGGCGGGGGCACCGGACGAGACGGCGCCGCGGGAGCAGTTCGTGCGGATCACGGCGCGCGAGGTGCGCCGCGCACGGATGCTGCGGCAGGTGACGATCCAGAGCTTCGACTGGGGCGCGCTGATGCGGATGCGCGAGGTCGAACCGCGGCTGGAGCTGGTGGCGCTCACGAACTTCGACTTCCTGCAGACGGGACGGCCGGGGCGGTCGCCGTGGCTGGGCGGCCTCGACATCGACGACTTCGGCGGCGACCCGCTGGCGGCGGTCGAGTCGTTCGGCGTGACCACGTTCTCGCCGGTGCACGGCTTCCCGCAGAACGGGAAGATCACCGACCCCGGCTACCGGCCGTACGTGACCGAGGCGATGGTGGACCGGGCGCACCGGCTGGGGATCAAGGTGGTGCCCTGGACGGTCGACGACGCGGCGACCATGAACAAGCTCGTCGACGACGGGGTGGACGGCATCATCACCGACTACCCCGACCGGCTGCGCGCGGTGATGGCCGACCGCGGGCTCAAGCTTCCGAAGCGGTACCGGGCCCGCAAGACCGGGGGGTTCAAGCCGTCGGCCGGTTGA
- a CDS encoding sulfotransferase family protein, with protein MSLRTKLPKTQDGPPTSVFVLGTLFSGSTLIGRDVTTRIEGAHYVGELNNFTQLPGFSHLDAGMICGPCSLLGRECRHFTDALRERVTYDDIPGMHAEFARTLGASAILDGSKYVAWLRRAVEQRNADPAKRTPINVILTARNPIAFAISHRNRTGEPLWQGAGIWRNTYVDALRTVNQHGLAHMVVRYEAYMARPERHLERLAAFLHLPLRDERDNGRIHDAGGNWSSFVPYVGKEQLNAHIEGLTGPARAEAEKFVEMARPYWNNEKPKADTRWHRSLNAGEANAILGTPGLADIASLVGYNVAELVHRAIKPKGAPQQQPPAPPEKKPA; from the coding sequence ATGAGTCTCCGAACCAAGCTGCCCAAGACGCAGGACGGGCCTCCGACATCGGTGTTCGTCCTCGGCACCCTGTTCTCGGGGTCGACCCTGATCGGGCGCGACGTGACGACCCGCATCGAGGGGGCCCACTACGTGGGGGAGCTGAACAACTTCACCCAGCTCCCCGGCTTCAGCCACCTGGACGCGGGGATGATCTGCGGCCCCTGCTCGCTGCTCGGCCGCGAGTGCCGCCACTTCACGGACGCGCTGCGGGAACGCGTGACCTACGACGACATCCCGGGCATGCACGCGGAGTTCGCGCGGACGCTCGGCGCCTCGGCGATCCTCGACGGGAGCAAGTACGTCGCGTGGCTCCGGCGCGCCGTCGAGCAGCGGAACGCCGACCCGGCGAAGCGGACGCCGATCAACGTGATCCTCACCGCGCGGAACCCGATCGCGTTCGCGATCAGTCACCGCAACCGGACGGGCGAGCCGCTGTGGCAGGGGGCCGGCATCTGGCGGAACACCTACGTCGACGCGTTGCGCACCGTGAACCAGCACGGGCTCGCGCACATGGTCGTGCGCTACGAGGCGTACATGGCGCGTCCGGAACGTCACCTCGAACGCCTGGCCGCCTTCCTCCACCTGCCGCTGCGGGACGAGCGCGACAACGGCCGGATCCACGACGCCGGGGGCAACTGGAGCTCCTTCGTGCCCTATGTCGGCAAGGAGCAGCTCAACGCGCACATCGAGGGCCTCACGGGCCCGGCGCGCGCGGAGGCGGAGAAGTTCGTGGAGATGGCCCGCCCGTACTGGAACAACGAGAAGCCCAAGGCGGACACGCGCTGGCACCGCAGCCTCAACGCCGGTGAGGCCAACGCGATCCTGGGCACGCCGGGGCTGGCCGACATCGCCAGTCTCGTCGGTTACAACGTCGCCGAACTCGTTCACCGGGCCATCAAGCCGAAGGGGGCTCCGCAACAGCAGCCCCCGGCGCCTCCGGAGAAGAAGCCAGCCTGA
- a CDS encoding ABC transporter substrate-binding protein, with protein sequence MIVGEGVVRGVSSVPTRRGFLGMAGAAGAVLLASCSSGGGAGSGTPVRGGTLRAAFPGAGAKETMDPHAQRAFVDIARHKAIFDKLVDFDETLRPVPRLAERWETGDDATVWRFHLRSATFHDGHALDADDVLYSLGRILDPKAVDRRARISLSDIDLKRSRAASGRLVELRLTRPNAELPSLLAMTGTAIVRRGYTDPSKPVGTGPFRFTSFTAGRSFAAVRFDDHWEGAPHLDELRILSAETEARANAVRAGEIEYAHEMSATFARVAGRSRDVRIVATPRSGALGIAMKTDRPPFDDPDAALAVKLLADRERLVEVIIGGRGAVGNDMYGLGYNFYPRDVPQRGRDVAQARALLRKTGLLNKEVTFYTSTVADGFVDTANMFAEQAGEAGLRVKIVNGPPETYYTDQLNTGMLGNHRCGAMPIPTYISDRLLTDSKQNASAWKHEDFDDAFKRAQSTVDEAERGRLYGGLQKRVHDDGGLLIWGVPDWLNAVSSRLHGVEPAPPNSVNWARFDRVWLA encoded by the coding sequence GTGATCGTCGGTGAAGGGGTGGTGCGCGGCGTGTCCAGCGTTCCCACGCGTCGTGGTTTCCTCGGGATGGCGGGAGCGGCCGGTGCCGTGCTGCTGGCCTCCTGCTCGTCCGGCGGCGGGGCGGGGTCGGGCACGCCCGTCCGGGGCGGCACCCTGCGGGCCGCGTTCCCCGGGGCGGGCGCCAAGGAGACGATGGACCCGCACGCGCAGCGCGCGTTCGTCGACATCGCCCGGCACAAGGCGATCTTCGACAAGCTGGTCGACTTCGACGAGACGCTGCGGCCGGTGCCGCGCCTCGCCGAACGCTGGGAGACCGGCGACGACGCGACCGTCTGGCGCTTCCACCTGCGCTCCGCGACGTTCCACGACGGGCACGCGCTGGACGCCGACGACGTCCTCTACAGCCTCGGCCGCATCCTCGACCCGAAGGCCGTCGACCGGCGGGCGCGGATCTCGCTGTCGGACATCGACCTGAAACGCTCGCGGGCGGCGTCCGGACGGCTCGTGGAGCTCAGGCTCACGCGGCCCAATGCCGAACTGCCCTCGCTGCTCGCGATGACCGGCACCGCGATCGTCCGGCGCGGCTACACCGACCCGTCCAAGCCGGTCGGCACCGGCCCGTTCCGCTTCACCTCGTTCACCGCGGGCCGGTCGTTCGCCGCCGTCCGGTTCGACGACCACTGGGAGGGCGCGCCGCACCTGGACGAACTGCGCATCCTCTCCGCCGAGACGGAGGCGCGCGCGAACGCCGTCCGCGCCGGGGAGATCGAGTACGCGCACGAGATGTCGGCCACCTTCGCGCGCGTCGCCGGCAGGAGCCGGGACGTGCGGATCGTCGCGACCCCGCGCAGCGGCGCCCTCGGCATCGCGATGAAGACCGACCGGCCGCCGTTCGACGACCCGGACGCGGCGCTGGCCGTGAAGCTGCTGGCCGACCGCGAGCGGCTGGTCGAGGTGATCATCGGCGGGCGGGGCGCCGTCGGCAACGACATGTACGGCCTCGGCTACAACTTCTACCCGCGGGACGTGCCGCAGCGCGGACGGGACGTCGCGCAGGCCCGCGCGCTGCTGCGGAAGACGGGCCTGCTGAACAAGGAGGTGACGTTCTACACCTCGACCGTCGCCGACGGGTTCGTCGACACGGCGAACATGTTCGCCGAGCAGGCGGGCGAGGCCGGGCTCCGGGTGAAGATCGTCAACGGGCCGCCCGAGACGTACTACACCGACCAGCTGAACACCGGGATGCTCGGCAACCACCGCTGCGGCGCCATGCCGATCCCCACCTACATCAGCGACCGGCTGCTCACCGACTCGAAGCAGAACGCCTCCGCCTGGAAGCACGAGGACTTCGACGACGCGTTCAAGCGGGCGCAGTCGACCGTCGACGAGGCGGAACGCGGGCGGCTGTACGGCGGCCTGCAGAAACGCGTCCACGACGACGGCGGCCTGCTGATCTGGGGCGTCCCCGACTGGCTGAACGCGGTGTCGTCCCGCCTGCACGGGGTGGAGCCCGCCCCGCCGAACTCGGTGAACTGGGCGCGGTTCGACCGCGTGTGGCTGGCCTGA
- a CDS encoding ABC transporter permease yields MPRHAVRRVLLAVVQLVLLAVLIFLLTELLPGDAADARFNEQMGLEEVADLRERLGLDRPPGERFADWASGLAAGDLGTSLVGDTPVREIVTGSLAATALLAAVTAALLVPLAMLLGLAMGLRAGGRLDRAITAVTLALNAVPDFVLAMALVAVFSLRLGWLPSTWLGADGGDLLHRPVLLVLPVAVLLARTVCTLSRQIRAGTIAALESEYVTQARRLGVPRTRLVLRHVLPNAAVPGVQELARTGDQLLGGVLIVEAIFAIPGTATALIEAVQGRDVPTVQALTLLLAAVALALNVTADLVSQRLAPRSEVLR; encoded by the coding sequence GTGCCGCGTCACGCCGTCCGGCGGGTGCTGCTCGCGGTCGTCCAGCTCGTCCTGCTCGCCGTCCTGATCTTCCTGCTGACCGAGCTGCTGCCCGGCGACGCCGCCGACGCCAGGTTCAACGAGCAGATGGGCCTGGAGGAGGTCGCCGACCTGCGGGAACGGCTCGGGCTCGACCGGCCGCCGGGCGAGCGGTTCGCCGACTGGGCGAGCGGGCTGGCGGCCGGCGACCTCGGCACCTCGCTCGTCGGCGACACCCCGGTGCGCGAGATCGTCACCGGCTCCCTCGCCGCGACCGCGCTGCTCGCCGCCGTCACCGCCGCGCTGCTGGTGCCGCTGGCGATGCTGCTCGGCCTGGCGATGGGGCTGCGCGCCGGCGGCCGCCTCGACCGGGCGATCACCGCGGTCACGCTGGCGCTCAACGCCGTCCCGGACTTCGTGCTCGCGATGGCGCTCGTCGCGGTGTTCTCCCTGCGGCTGGGGTGGCTGCCGTCGACGTGGCTGGGCGCCGACGGCGGCGACCTGCTGCACCGTCCCGTCCTGCTCGTGCTCCCGGTCGCCGTGCTGCTCGCCCGCACCGTCTGCACGCTGTCGCGGCAGATCCGGGCCGGGACGATCGCCGCGCTGGAGTCCGAGTACGTCACCCAGGCGCGGCGGCTCGGCGTGCCCCGCACGCGGCTCGTGCTCCGGCACGTGCTGCCGAACGCCGCCGTCCCGGGCGTCCAGGAGCTCGCGCGGACCGGCGACCAGCTCCTCGGCGGCGTGCTGATCGTCGAGGCGATCTTCGCGATCCCCGGCACCGCGACCGCGCTGATCGAGGCCGTGCAGGGCCGCGACGTCCCGACCGTCCAGGCGCTGACCCTGCTGCTGGCGGCGGTGGCGCTGGCGCTCAACGTCACGGCCGACCTGGTCTCCCAGCGGCTCGCCCCCCGCTCCGAGGTGCTGCGATGA
- a CDS encoding ABC transporter permease: protein MTKERTRPAARPATVAAVLLLAVPVAAAVLGPLLAPAVAPADDGAPYALGGGHLLGTDGTGRDVLGLLLRGGVSALGVACGAVALAYLLGAPLGLAAATTRHRWIDELLMRPVELLLPVPSLLVISVVGVGRPGSPAAIALAVAAINVPAVARLVRAAALHAASGPVAEAMLLQGESRARILFGYVGRTVLPVAAADIGTRVPLAVFTVAAANFLGLGLDPASPDWGVTIAASREALLIQPWAVCAPAAMLIMFTIGLNLLSDRLIGREVARR, encoded by the coding sequence ATGACGAAGGAACGCACCCGCCCGGCGGCCCGTCCGGCGACCGTCGCGGCGGTGCTGCTGCTCGCGGTGCCCGTGGCCGCCGCCGTGCTCGGCCCCCTGCTCGCGCCCGCCGTCGCCCCCGCCGACGACGGCGCCCCCTACGCGCTCGGCGGCGGCCACCTCCTCGGCACCGACGGCACCGGACGGGACGTGCTCGGCCTGCTCCTGCGCGGCGGTGTGAGCGCCCTCGGCGTCGCCTGCGGCGCCGTCGCGCTCGCCTACCTGCTCGGCGCGCCGCTCGGGCTGGCCGCCGCCACGACCCGGCACCGCTGGATCGACGAGCTGCTGATGCGTCCGGTGGAGCTCCTCCTGCCCGTCCCGTCGCTGCTGGTCATCAGCGTGGTCGGCGTCGGACGGCCGGGCAGCCCCGCCGCGATCGCGCTCGCCGTCGCGGCGATCAACGTGCCCGCGGTGGCCCGGCTCGTCCGGGCGGCGGCGCTGCACGCGGCGTCCGGGCCGGTCGCCGAGGCGATGCTGCTGCAGGGCGAGTCCCGCGCCCGGATCCTGTTCGGCTACGTCGGCCGGACCGTGCTGCCCGTCGCCGCCGCCGACATCGGCACCCGCGTCCCGCTCGCCGTCTTCACCGTCGCCGCCGCCAACTTCCTCGGCCTCGGCCTCGACCCGGCCTCCCCCGACTGGGGCGTCACGATCGCCGCGAGCCGCGAGGCGCTGCTCATCCAGCCGTGGGCGGTGTGCGCGCCCGCCGCCATGCTGATCATGTTCACCATCGGGCTCAACCTGCTGTCGGACCGGCTCATCGGACGGGAGGTCGCGCGGCGATGA
- a CDS encoding ABC transporter ATP-binding protein yields MIEVRGLTARTGTAEILRGVDLDVPAGGVTALVGPSGSGKTTTALALLGEAAPGVDLRGTVRVAGVPVVDERGPTREAAGLRGGTVAYLPQHPGAALNPARRTGAVLRELARLHRTATAAGAARRAQLPDGALRRFPHQFSGGQRQRVALAQVLACGPRALVLDEPSTGLDTVTRLGLARELAALAEEGMALLLLSHDHDLVRALADHVVVLDGGRVARGGAPGDVLPRAEPPAPAPAPRPSGPVRLDVRKLTAWLRPGRRGEVLRDVSLSLAPGECLGVAGPSGGGKTTLARCIAGLHERHRGAIALDGTELPPLRRRDRPRKRRVQYVWQETRGSFDERRSVLDQVGRTAVRLRGIAPDEAAAEAADLLDRLGVAPGIARRPPAHLSGGELQRAAFARAALARPDVLICDEITTALDGAATARVLAEVARLRAAGASVLWIGHDLALLGSVADRLLVLDGGRTVDHGDLARVLDAPESETTRLLIRAARPTTNRSPT; encoded by the coding sequence ATGATCGAGGTGCGCGGGCTGACCGCCCGCACCGGCACGGCCGAGATCCTGCGCGGCGTCGACCTCGACGTCCCGGCGGGCGGCGTCACCGCGCTCGTCGGGCCGTCCGGCAGCGGCAAGACCACCACCGCGCTCGCCCTGCTCGGCGAGGCCGCGCCCGGCGTGGACCTGCGCGGCACGGTCCGGGTCGCGGGCGTCCCGGTGGTGGACGAGCGCGGCCCCACCCGCGAGGCGGCGGGGCTGCGCGGCGGGACCGTCGCCTACCTGCCCCAGCATCCGGGCGCCGCGCTCAACCCCGCCCGCCGGACCGGCGCCGTCCTCAGGGAACTCGCGCGCCTGCACCGGACGGCGACGGCCGCCGGGGCGGCACGCCGCGCCCAGCTGCCGGACGGCGCGCTGCGCCGGTTCCCGCACCAGTTCTCGGGCGGGCAGCGGCAGCGCGTCGCCCTCGCGCAGGTCCTCGCGTGCGGGCCGCGGGCGCTCGTCCTCGACGAGCCCAGTACCGGCCTCGACACCGTGACCCGGCTGGGGCTCGCCCGCGAACTCGCCGCACTGGCCGAGGAGGGCATGGCGCTGCTGCTCCTGAGCCACGACCACGACCTCGTCCGCGCGCTCGCCGATCACGTCGTCGTCCTCGACGGCGGCCGCGTCGCCCGCGGCGGCGCGCCCGGCGACGTCCTGCCGCGCGCCGAACCCCCCGCGCCCGCCCCCGCGCCCCGCCCGTCCGGTCCCGTCCGGCTCGACGTCCGGAAACTGACCGCCTGGCTGCGTCCCGGACGGCGCGGCGAGGTGCTCCGCGACGTCTCGCTGTCCCTCGCGCCCGGCGAGTGCCTCGGCGTCGCCGGACCGTCCGGCGGCGGCAAGACCACCCTCGCCCGCTGCATCGCCGGCCTGCACGAACGGCACCGCGGCGCGATCGCCCTGGACGGCACGGAGCTGCCCCCGCTGCGCCGCCGCGACCGTCCGCGCAAGCGCCGCGTCCAGTACGTGTGGCAGGAGACGCGCGGGTCGTTCGACGAGCGCCGTTCCGTCCTCGACCAGGTCGGGCGCACCGCCGTCCGGCTCCGCGGCATCGCCCCGGACGAGGCCGCCGCGGAGGCCGCCGACCTCCTCGACCGGCTCGGCGTCGCCCCGGGCATCGCGCGGCGGCCGCCCGCCCACCTGTCCGGCGGCGAACTCCAGCGCGCCGCGTTCGCCCGCGCCGCGCTCGCCCGTCCGGACGTCCTGATCTGCGACGAGATCACGACCGCGCTCGACGGCGCGGCCACCGCCCGCGTCCTGGCCGAGGTCGCGCGGCTGCGCGCGGCGGGCGCGTCCGTCCTGTGGATCGGGCACGACCTCGCCCTGCTCGGCAGCGTCGCCGACCGCCTCCTCGTCCTCGACGGGGGACGGACGGTCGACCACGGCGACCTCGCGCGCGTCCTCGACGCCCCCGAGTCCGAGACCACGCGCCTGCTGATCCGGGCGGCGCGACCGACGACGAACAGGAGCCCGACATGA